The Rhizosphaericola mali genome has a window encoding:
- a CDS encoding plasmid mobilization protein gives MYRHLRKDGEVAMFAVVDQAIKTEVALKYPGVINVWTQLDAIMGGKRSEFEDYLNELGDAYRIKLASEKHNKEFEEIKEVRMAIRMKEREYERLEVMAKEKGVKVSSLCRNILGNTALENVHIDGQLKRSFLGMGVNLNQLAYHYNRTGENPPAELKECLELLKLFRDAYSRK, from the coding sequence ATGTACAGGCATTTACGCAAAGACGGAGAAGTGGCGATGTTTGCCGTGGTAGATCAAGCGATCAAAACGGAGGTTGCATTGAAGTATCCTGGAGTGATAAATGTATGGACTCAACTGGATGCAATTATGGGTGGCAAGCGAAGCGAATTTGAGGACTATTTGAACGAGCTCGGTGATGCGTACCGGATTAAATTGGCGTCCGAAAAACATAACAAAGAATTTGAGGAAATTAAAGAAGTGCGCATGGCTATCCGGATGAAGGAACGTGAGTATGAAAGGTTGGAAGTTATGGCTAAGGAAAAGGGGGTAAAAGTGTCTTCCCTATGTCGCAATATTTTAGGAAATACGGCATTAGAAAATGTCCATATTGATGGGCAGCTGAAAAGAAGTTTTTTAGGTATGGGGGTTAATTTAAATCAACTAGCTTACCATTATAACCGAACCGGAGAAAATCCTCCAGCAGAGCTTAAAGAATGTTTAGAACTTTTAAAACTATTTAGAGATGCCTATAGTAGAAAGTAA